A genomic region of Bdellovibrionales bacterium contains the following coding sequences:
- the gyrA gene encoding DNA gyrase subunit A: MMEKTDFKNVTDVDINREMREAYLQYSMSVIVGRALPDVRDGLKPVHRRILFSMHELGNTHDKAYKKSARVVGDVIGKYHPHGDMAVYDTIVRMAQSFSLREPLVDGQGNFGSIDGDAAAAPRYTEIRMTALTEELLEDIEKETVAFGPNYDDSLVVPLVLPAKFPNLLINGSSGIAVGMATNIPPHNLSEVVDGCIALIKEPTIKTDDLIKIIPGPDFPTSGVIAGTQGILSAYKKGRGVITLKAVADIEVKKDREEIIVTEIPYQVNKARLIESIADLVKDKRVEGISDIRDESSREGMRIVIQLKRNENAQVILNRLYKFTQLQVSYGIIMLALDSRLQPKVYSLKGMLEDFVEHRKDVVTRRCIFELKKVEARAHILEGLGKALDEIEAVIQTIRSSKEAGVARQNLIAKFGFSDKQAQAILEMRLQRLTGLERQKILDELDEIVKRIAWLRQVLGNVSEIFAIIIQELEDIKKRFGSPRRTRIEASEGEIEDEDLIAEEEMIVTITHTGYIKRIAIDEYRVQRRGGKGLKGAENREEDFVWRIFTASTLTTLLVFSDRGKLYWLKVHRLPLGSRTSKGKAINNVVNLSPGEQVRAILPVAEFAENSFVVMLTENGIIKKTSLSAFSRPRPSGIIALTTDLDDIVIETKISTGSNDIFIVTKEGMSIRFDESDVRAMGRSARGVKGITLGKEDKVIGAEVIEKAAQETILIVTKGGYGKRTPLSEYRTQSRGGVGVITQKITEKVGPVVAARSITDQDEIIISTNEGQAIRMKATDISVLGRNTQGVRLIDLKDQEYVTGFAIVTEDDRETE; the protein is encoded by the coding sequence ATGATGGAAAAAACAGATTTCAAGAACGTGACTGATGTTGATATTAACCGCGAAATGCGGGAGGCCTACCTTCAATACTCAATGAGTGTGATTGTCGGGAGGGCGTTGCCGGACGTTCGAGATGGCCTCAAGCCTGTTCATCGCCGGATCTTGTTTTCTATGCATGAGTTGGGCAATACCCATGACAAGGCATACAAGAAATCTGCCCGTGTTGTGGGGGATGTAATTGGTAAGTACCACCCTCATGGTGATATGGCTGTATATGATACGATCGTGAGGATGGCCCAGTCATTTTCCTTACGTGAGCCTCTTGTCGATGGACAGGGTAACTTCGGTTCGATCGATGGAGATGCTGCTGCGGCTCCGCGATACACAGAGATTCGAATGACGGCTCTGACCGAAGAATTATTGGAAGACATCGAGAAGGAGACGGTAGCTTTCGGTCCCAACTATGACGATTCTTTGGTTGTGCCTTTGGTGCTGCCAGCTAAATTTCCAAATCTTTTGATCAACGGCAGCTCGGGTATTGCGGTGGGAATGGCAACGAACATTCCCCCTCACAATCTTTCTGAAGTAGTGGATGGCTGTATTGCTCTTATTAAAGAACCAACAATTAAGACGGATGACTTAATTAAAATTATTCCGGGTCCCGACTTTCCAACGTCCGGAGTTATTGCGGGAACGCAGGGGATTCTTTCCGCTTATAAAAAGGGCCGAGGTGTCATCACTCTCAAAGCTGTTGCAGATATTGAAGTAAAAAAGGATCGAGAGGAAATCATAGTTACAGAGATTCCTTATCAAGTGAACAAGGCAAGGCTTATAGAGAGCATTGCGGATTTGGTTAAGGATAAGAGAGTTGAAGGCATTTCAGACATTCGCGATGAATCTTCTCGTGAAGGGATGAGGATCGTTATTCAGCTGAAGAGAAATGAGAACGCCCAAGTTATTCTCAATCGTCTTTACAAATTCACTCAATTGCAAGTCAGTTATGGCATTATTATGTTGGCCCTTGATTCTAGGTTGCAGCCTAAGGTTTATAGCCTCAAGGGAATGTTAGAAGACTTTGTTGAGCATCGTAAGGATGTGGTGACCAGGCGATGTATATTTGAATTAAAAAAGGTTGAGGCAAGGGCGCATATTCTCGAAGGCTTAGGCAAGGCTCTTGATGAGATTGAGGCGGTCATTCAAACGATTCGATCTTCGAAAGAAGCCGGAGTGGCTCGTCAAAACTTAATTGCCAAATTTGGCTTTTCAGATAAGCAGGCTCAAGCCATCTTGGAAATGCGCCTTCAGCGCCTGACGGGCCTTGAAAGGCAGAAAATTCTTGATGAATTGGATGAAATCGTTAAGCGCATTGCTTGGCTTCGGCAGGTTTTGGGCAACGTATCGGAGATATTTGCGATCATCATTCAAGAGCTTGAAGACATTAAAAAGCGATTTGGTTCTCCGCGAAGGACAAGGATTGAGGCTTCGGAAGGAGAAATCGAAGATGAAGATCTGATTGCTGAAGAGGAAATGATCGTAACAATTACTCATACGGGCTATATCAAGCGTATTGCTATTGATGAATATCGCGTGCAGAGGCGTGGCGGAAAAGGATTAAAAGGAGCTGAAAATCGCGAAGAGGACTTTGTTTGGAGAATTTTTACAGCATCTACTCTGACAACCTTACTTGTTTTTAGCGATCGCGGAAAGCTTTATTGGTTGAAAGTGCATCGTTTGCCCCTCGGGTCTCGCACCTCAAAGGGAAAGGCGATTAACAATGTTGTGAACCTTTCGCCAGGCGAACAAGTCAGAGCGATTCTACCAGTAGCCGAATTTGCTGAGAATAGCTTTGTTGTGATGTTAACTGAAAACGGAATTATTAAGAAAACATCTCTTTCGGCTTTCTCGCGACCGCGACCTAGTGGGATTATCGCTCTCACGACAGATTTGGATGATATTGTGATAGAGACCAAAATTAGCACTGGCAGCAATGATATTTTTATTGTCACCAAGGAAGGCATGTCGATCCGTTTTGACGAATCGGATGTTCGCGCAATGGGACGCTCTGCTCGAGGCGTAAAAGGAATCACTTTAGGCAAAGAGGACAAAGTAATAGGTGCCGAAGTCATTGAAAAGGCTGCCCAGGAGACGATCCTGATTGTGACGAAGGGTGGCTATGGGAAGCGGACGCCATTGTCAGAATACAGAACGCAGAGCCGTGGTGGAGTTGGGGTGATTACTCAGAAAATAACAGAAAAGGTGGGTCCCGTTGTAGCAGCGAGATCAATTACTGACCAGGATGAAATTATTATTTCTACGAATGAGGGTCAGGCCATTCGTATGAAGGCCACAGATATCTCAGTTCTTGGTCGCAACACACAGGGAGTGAGGCTCATCGACCTTAAG